One Methylocaldum marinum DNA window includes the following coding sequences:
- a CDS encoding RHS repeat-associated core domain-containing protein produces the protein MMPAAKHGDPQLGVDIHLCTTPVPTPLPTPHISVVFDPFDYIPIIGATVTVCGMKRATAGTAGMVVHIPPGFPFAPKLPDTDDELFMGSSTVIADGDPFSYISLPVLGCQVAGMVSPFRLRKKGGPRIMVLPTIFNLAIPTTVFVGGPPTISMMGLAFKGAFAGLGKLAKSGVFKRFRQKLFKNMKPGFLKCTVLRAEPVNILNGEVSVEQQDFELPGRLPLRWVRSYGSSGDHVGLCGTGWQTPADIRLEYDGTDGSVLMHGPDVGPIAFERLPAAVGEQGAELELMDGARLTDTGDEYRVATKDDRIYHFPKSLVRRDPRGRLCWPIGRLSDRCGNALDVEYRGGRIVAIHESAGRRLALTLENDRLTAVTLHDPASGTEHTFVRYQYDAAGDLVAVIDPLGAPYRFAYDAHRMIRHTDRNGLSFHYAYEQAPDGSWRVVHAWGDGGLYDYRFDYSDLLNERRITDSLGQVTLIKLDEQGLPINETDPLGGMTLYEYDDAGRTTAVVDPDGRRTEYTYDARGNLLKLTRPDGHAITTEFDETDKAVRITDPNGGLWQQAWDRRGLLIEQKTPLGHVSRYEYDAHGQLVAYTNPRGARTELRFDAFGNLIGIKDALGQVTRFAYDPLGNLVGRLDPLGRKTLYRYDAKSRLTEVRLPSGATVRCGYDGEDNLTRYMDENGAETRLEYFGQGEIAKRLQPDGHTVQYHYDTEERLIGVTNQRGETYRLERDALGRIIEEVDYWGQSRRYDYTLAGHLRRSVDPLGRAIHYRTDPLGRIVEKALPAPDGGDKPWIERFAYDANGNLIGCANPEIRIERRFDPDGRLIEEKQGETFTLRNAYDEAGNRIARHTEFKRGDTVIAHAVRYAYDALDQAIDIAIDDHAPIQIERDAAGQIVRERLSPRLRREVDYSADGYLTRQRIRTDADTVVDLAYDYDAAGNLTERRDARFGIDRYVYDPVGRITQHLDPHGQVKHYLNDPAGDRLTTRIVEHEAAQAGTPDAQGEWSREGEYEGAFYRFDRAGNLIERHDRRGALHLRWDANQRLIESRLEGVSTRYRYDPLGRRIEKRTGDKVTTFVWDGDALVGDWIEDPTDPVVPAKGMAREWVYYPETFEPLALLGGRSGPNTLLHYHNDPNGCPIRLTDSKGEVLWAASYTAWGQIARLHVGYVDNPIRLQGQYEDGETGLNYNRQRYYDPMIGAFVSRDPIGLAGGDNSYRYAPNVLGWIDPYGLSCGKITGDPGVLRRKLIAARAGDLSAAAEIRVARLLKAEGKHVHFIDDLRNPAGTFDFLVDGVPTDVKRISGLGRNAAGDIAKGVRQVGANGQVIIVRPGTAAQSLNDYQDFANTFTPRQPGVTRRVVDEDALPPL, from the coding sequence ATGATGCCGGCAGCCAAGCACGGCGATCCCCAGCTCGGGGTGGACATCCACCTCTGCACGACGCCGGTACCGACCCCGCTGCCGACCCCGCACATCTCCGTCGTCTTCGATCCCTTCGACTACATCCCCATCATCGGCGCGACCGTGACCGTGTGCGGCATGAAGCGCGCCACCGCCGGCACCGCCGGCATGGTCGTGCACATTCCGCCGGGGTTTCCGTTTGCGCCGAAACTCCCGGACACCGACGACGAACTGTTCATGGGCAGTTCGACGGTGATCGCCGACGGCGATCCGTTCTCGTATATCTCTCTGCCGGTATTGGGCTGCCAGGTCGCCGGGATGGTCAGCCCTTTCCGGCTGCGGAAAAAGGGCGGCCCGAGGATCATGGTGTTGCCCACGATCTTCAACTTGGCGATCCCGACCACCGTGTTCGTCGGCGGCCCCCCGACCATCTCGATGATGGGGCTGGCCTTCAAGGGCGCGTTTGCGGGCCTCGGCAAGCTGGCCAAGTCCGGGGTGTTCAAGCGGTTCCGGCAAAAGCTGTTCAAGAACATGAAGCCCGGCTTTCTCAAATGCACGGTCTTGCGCGCCGAGCCGGTCAACATCCTGAACGGCGAAGTTTCCGTCGAGCAGCAGGACTTCGAGTTGCCGGGCCGCCTTCCCCTGCGCTGGGTGCGAAGCTACGGCTCGTCCGGCGACCATGTCGGGCTGTGCGGCACCGGCTGGCAGACCCCGGCCGACATTCGGCTCGAATACGACGGCACCGACGGCAGCGTGCTGATGCACGGACCCGACGTCGGGCCGATCGCTTTCGAGCGGCTGCCGGCCGCGGTGGGCGAACAGGGCGCCGAGCTCGAGCTGATGGACGGCGCGCGGCTGACCGATACCGGCGACGAATACCGGGTCGCCACCAAGGACGACCGCATCTACCACTTCCCCAAATCGCTGGTCCGCCGCGATCCGCGCGGCCGGCTATGCTGGCCGATCGGACGCCTCTCGGACCGCTGCGGGAACGCCCTCGACGTCGAGTACCGCGGCGGCCGGATCGTCGCCATCCACGAGTCGGCGGGCCGGCGTCTCGCGCTCACCCTCGAAAACGACCGCCTGACGGCGGTGACGCTCCACGACCCCGCGAGTGGGACCGAACACACCTTTGTCCGCTACCAATACGACGCGGCGGGCGACCTGGTCGCCGTCATCGACCCGCTCGGCGCGCCTTATCGCTTCGCCTACGACGCCCATCGCATGATTCGCCACACCGACCGCAACGGTCTGTCTTTCCATTACGCCTATGAGCAGGCTCCGGACGGGAGTTGGCGGGTCGTCCATGCCTGGGGCGACGGCGGCTTGTACGACTACCGCTTCGACTACTCGGATCTCCTCAACGAACGCCGCATTACCGATTCGCTGGGCCAGGTCACGCTGATCAAGCTCGACGAGCAAGGCCTACCGATCAACGAGACCGACCCCCTGGGCGGCATGACCCTCTACGAATACGACGACGCCGGCCGCACCACGGCGGTGGTGGACCCGGACGGCCGCCGCACCGAATACACCTACGACGCGCGTGGCAACCTCCTCAAACTCACGCGCCCCGACGGCCATGCGATCACCACCGAGTTTGACGAGACCGACAAGGCCGTTCGCATCACCGACCCCAACGGCGGCCTCTGGCAGCAAGCCTGGGACCGGCGCGGCCTATTGATCGAGCAGAAAACGCCGCTCGGCCACGTCTCGCGCTACGAGTACGACGCCCACGGGCAACTCGTCGCCTACACCAACCCGCGCGGCGCGCGTACCGAGCTTCGCTTCGATGCATTCGGGAATCTGATCGGGATCAAGGATGCGCTGGGCCAGGTCACGCGGTTCGCCTACGACCCCTTGGGTAACCTCGTCGGCAGGCTCGACCCGCTCGGGCGCAAGACGCTCTACCGCTACGACGCGAAAAGCCGGCTCACGGAAGTCCGGCTGCCGTCCGGCGCAACGGTGCGCTGCGGCTACGATGGCGAGGACAACCTGACCCGCTATATGGACGAAAACGGCGCCGAAACTCGGCTCGAGTACTTCGGCCAGGGCGAGATCGCCAAGCGCCTCCAGCCCGACGGCCATACCGTTCAGTACCACTACGACACCGAAGAGCGGCTGATCGGCGTCACCAACCAGCGCGGCGAGACCTACCGGCTCGAGCGCGACGCCCTCGGGCGCATCATCGAGGAAGTGGACTATTGGGGCCAGTCGCGGCGTTACGACTACACGCTCGCGGGTCATCTCCGGCGCAGCGTCGACCCGCTCGGCCGCGCGATTCACTATCGCACCGACCCGCTCGGCCGCATCGTCGAAAAGGCGCTCCCGGCCCCGGACGGCGGCGACAAGCCCTGGATCGAACGCTTCGCCTACGACGCCAACGGCAACCTGATCGGCTGCGCCAATCCTGAGATCCGCATCGAACGCCGGTTCGATCCCGACGGCCGGCTGATCGAAGAAAAGCAAGGCGAAACCTTCACCCTCCGCAACGCCTACGACGAAGCCGGCAACCGGATTGCCCGCCACACCGAGTTCAAGCGGGGCGACACGGTGATCGCCCATGCCGTCCGTTACGCTTACGACGCCCTCGACCAGGCGATCGACATCGCCATCGACGACCACGCCCCCATCCAGATCGAACGCGACGCGGCCGGGCAGATCGTCCGCGAGCGGCTGAGTCCCCGTCTACGCCGCGAGGTTGACTACAGCGCCGACGGCTACCTCACCCGCCAGCGTATCCGCACCGACGCGGACACCGTGGTCGACCTCGCCTACGACTACGATGCCGCCGGCAACCTGACCGAACGGCGCGACGCCCGGTTCGGCATCGACCGCTACGTCTACGATCCCGTGGGCCGCATCACCCAGCACCTCGACCCGCACGGGCAGGTCAAGCACTACCTCAACGACCCCGCGGGGGACCGGCTCACGACGCGGATCGTCGAGCACGAAGCCGCGCAAGCGGGGACACCGGACGCCCAAGGCGAATGGTCCCGCGAAGGCGAATACGAAGGCGCCTTTTATCGGTTCGACCGGGCCGGCAACCTGATTGAGCGCCACGACCGGCGCGGGGCCTTGCACCTTAGGTGGGATGCGAACCAGCGGCTGATCGAGAGCCGGCTGGAGGGCGTCTCCACGCGCTATCGCTACGACCCCCTGGGCCGGCGAATCGAGAAGCGCACCGGCGATAAAGTGACGACCTTTGTCTGGGACGGCGACGCCCTGGTGGGCGATTGGATCGAGGACCCGACCGATCCGGTTGTCCCGGCGAAAGGGATGGCCCGGGAATGGGTCTACTACCCGGAGACCTTCGAACCCCTGGCGCTGCTCGGCGGCCGAAGCGGACCGAACACGCTCCTGCACTATCACAACGACCCCAACGGCTGCCCGATCCGGCTGACCGACTCGAAGGGCGAAGTCCTGTGGGCGGCGAGTTATACGGCCTGGGGGCAAATCGCGCGGCTGCACGTCGGCTATGTCGATAACCCGATTCGGTTGCAGGGGCAGTATGAGGATGGGGAGACCGGGCTGAATTACAATCGACAGCGTTACTACGATCCGATGATCGGGGCTTTTGTGTCGAGGGACCCCATCGGCTTAGCAGGAGGAGACAATTCCTATCGTTACGCGCCGAATGTGCTGGGTTGGATTGATCCCTATGGGTTGTCTTGTGGCAAAATCACTGGCGATCCGGGAGTTCTTCGGAGAAAGTTAATAGCTGCTCGTGCGGGGGATCTGTCCGCTGCTGCGGAAATCCGTGTTGCACGTTTATTAAAGGCGGAAGGCAAACATGTCCATTTCATCGACGATTTGCGTAATCCTGCCGGCACATTTGATTTCTTAGTAGATGGTGTCCCGACGGATGTGAAGCGTATAAGTGGTTTAGGGCGAAATGCTGCAGGCGATATCGCCAAGGGAGTAAGACAAGTAGGGGCGAACGGACAAGTGATAATCGTGAGGCCTGGGACTGCAGCTCAATCCCTAAATGATTACCAAGATTTTGCGAATACGTTTACTCCAAGGCAGCCGGGGGTAACACGGCGAGTAGTTGATGAAGACGCGCTACCGCCATTGTAG
- a CDS encoding IS5 family transposase — protein sequence MRGADITQQELFSYRTLEDRIPKDHPLRKLRAVVDILLTTLDSEFDALYARTGRESIPPERLLRASLIQVLFSVRSERQWVQQIEFNLLYRWFVGLPLDAEVWDHSTFSANRDRLLNERISRLFFERVVLLAEWQDLLSDEHFSVDGTLIQAWASMKSFVKKDGSSPPPEAGGRNPTVDFKGEKRANATHASTTDPEARLYKKSEGDKAQLCFMGHALMENRTGLVVDVEVTHATGTAERDAAKIMIGRTVTKPGATVGADKAYDVPEFVHALREQRVTPHVARKEKGSAIDGRTTRHAGYRTSLKRRKRVEEIFGWSKTVGGLRQTRFRGLKKVAAQTVFTFAAYNLTRLGGLFGWRWSTA from the coding sequence ATGCGCGGCGCCGACATCACCCAGCAAGAACTCTTCAGCTACCGAACCTTGGAAGACCGGATTCCCAAGGATCATCCCCTTCGGAAGCTCCGGGCCGTGGTCGACATTCTGCTGACCACGCTGGACTCGGAATTTGATGCCCTCTATGCCCGGACCGGCCGGGAGTCGATTCCGCCGGAGCGGCTGCTGCGCGCCAGTCTCATCCAAGTCTTGTTCTCTGTCCGCTCCGAGCGGCAGTGGGTCCAGCAGATCGAATTCAATCTTTTGTACCGCTGGTTTGTCGGGCTGCCCCTGGATGCCGAGGTCTGGGACCACTCCACCTTCAGCGCCAACCGGGATCGGTTGCTGAACGAGCGGATTTCCCGGCTGTTTTTCGAGCGGGTCGTGTTGCTGGCGGAATGGCAGGACCTTTTGTCGGACGAGCATTTCTCGGTGGACGGCACGCTGATCCAGGCGTGGGCCTCCATGAAGAGCTTTGTGAAAAAGGATGGCAGTTCTCCCCCGCCGGAGGCCGGTGGCCGGAATCCCACGGTTGATTTCAAGGGCGAAAAGCGCGCCAACGCAACCCACGCCTCGACCACGGATCCGGAGGCCCGCCTTTACAAGAAAAGCGAAGGGGATAAAGCCCAACTGTGCTTCATGGGCCATGCCCTGATGGAAAACCGGACCGGCCTGGTCGTGGATGTCGAGGTGACGCACGCCACCGGCACGGCGGAACGGGACGCGGCCAAGATCATGATCGGTCGCACCGTCACGAAGCCCGGCGCGACGGTCGGGGCGGACAAGGCTTACGACGTGCCGGAGTTCGTGCACGCTCTCCGGGAGCAGCGGGTCACGCCGCATGTCGCCCGGAAGGAAAAAGGCTCCGCCATCGATGGCCGCACCACCCGACACGCCGGCTACCGGACCAGCCTGAAGAGGCGCAAGCGGGTGGAAGAAATCTTCGGGTGGTCGAAGACCGTGGGCGGGTTACGCCAGACCCGGTTCCGGGGTTTGAAGAAGGTGGCGGCCCAGACCGTGTTCACGTTCGCCGCCTACAACCTGACCCGGTTGGGTGGGCTGTTCGGCTGGCGATGGTCGACGGCCTAG
- a CDS encoding IS5 family transposase (programmed frameshift), with translation MYPSDLTDAQWAALVEYCPFLIEPDPRGGRPRRHAVRRMLDAVLHVDKTGCQWRQLPREYPPWKTVYTTFRRWRLNGTWHRVHAVLREAVRRQVGKQAQPSVVIVDSQSVKTAQKKGGRGYDAAKKVKGRKRHIAVDTLGLIWAVAVLSAGIQDRTGVRPLLLRLATVPHRIQVVFADAAYRGTLLDWVRYMFHWTLTIVSRRNARRFEVLPWRWMVERTFAWLGHARRLSKDYEIHPATSECFIQITMISLMLRRLSKTKTRV, from the exons ATGTACCCTAGCGATTTGACGGATGCGCAATGGGCCGCGTTGGTTGAGTATTGTCCCTTTTTGATTGAGCCCGATCCCAGGGGCGGTCGTCCCCGCCGGCACGCGGTCCGACGGATGCTCGATGCTGTGCTGCACGTGGATAAAACGGGCTGCCAATGGCGGCAGCTTCCCCGTGAGTACCCGCCCTGGAAGACGGTCTATACCACTTTCCGGCGCTGGCGACTCAACGGCACCTGGCATCGAGTCCATGCGGTGTTGCGGGAAGCGGTACGCCGACAAGTCGGCAAGCAGGCCCAGCCGTCGGTGGTCATTGTCGATTCGCAGTCCGTCAAGACGGCACAAAA AAAGGGGGGCCGCGGTTACGACGCCGCGAAGAAGGTGAAAGGCCGCAAGCGACACATCGCGGTCGATACTCTGGGGTTGATCTGGGCCGTAGCCGTGCTTTCAGCTGGGATTCAGGATCGGACGGGAGTTCGCCCTCTGCTCTTGCGTCTGGCTACGGTGCCCCATCGGATCCAAGTTGTCTTTGCCGATGCGGCTTACCGAGGCACCCTGCTCGATTGGGTCAGATACATGTTTCACTGGACCCTGACCATTGTGAGCCGCCGGAATGCCAGGCGGTTCGAAGTGCTGCCTTGGCGTTGGATGGTTGAGCGAACGTTCGCCTGGCTCGGTCACGCACGCCGTTTAAGCAAAGATTACGAGATCCATCCCGCAACCTCAGAATGCTTTATCCAGATCACTATGATTTCCCTCATGCTTCGGCGTCTCTCCAAAACTAAAACTAGGGTTTGA
- a CDS encoding DUF6531 domain-containing protein, producing the protein MVVHIPPGFPFAPKLPDTDDELFMGSSTVIADGDPFSYISLPVLGCQVAGMVSPFRLRKKGGPRIMVLPTTFNLAIPTTVFVGGPPTISMMGLAFKGAFAGLGKLAKSGVFKRFRQKLFKNLKPGFLKCTVLRAEPVNILNGEVSVEQQDFELPGRLPLRWVRSYGSSGDHVGLCGTGWQTPADIRLEYDGTDGSVLMHGPDVGPIAFERLPAAVGEQGAELELMDGARLTDTGDEYRVATKDDRVYHFPKSLGRHDPRGRLHWPIGRLSDRCGNVLDVEYRGGRIVAIHESAGRRLALTLENDRLTAVTLHDPASRTEHTFVRYQYDAAGDLVAVIDALGAPYRFAYDAHRMVRHTDRNGLSFHYAYERAADGSWRVVHAWGDGGLYDYRFDYSDLLNERRITDSLGQVTLIKLDEQGLPINETDPLGGMTLYEYDDAGRTTAVVDPDGRRTEYAYDARGNLLKLTRPDGHAITTEFDETDKAVRITDPNGGLWQQAWDRRGLLIEQKTPLGHVSRYEYDAHGQLVAHTNPRGARTALRFDAVGNLSGIKDAQGQVTRFAYDPLGNLVGKLDPLGRKTLYRYDAKSRLTEVRLPSGATVRCGYDREDNLTRYADENGAETRLEYFGQGEIAKRLQPDGHTVQYHYDTEERLIGVTNQRGETYRLERDALGRIIEEVDYWGQSRRYDYTLAGHLRRSVDPLGRAIHYRTDPLGRIVEKALPDPDGGDKPWIERFAYDANGNLIGCGNPETRVERRFDPDGRLIEEKQGETFTLRNAYDEAGNRIERHTEFKRSDTVIAHAVRYAYDTLDQAIEIAIDDHAPIAIERDAAGRIVRERLSPHLRREVDYSADGYLTRQRIRTDADTVVDLAYDYDAAGNLTERRDARFGIDRYVYDPVGRITQHLDPHGQVKHYLNDPAGDRAHDADRRARSRASGGTKRPRRMVPRRRIRRRLLSVRPRRQPD; encoded by the coding sequence ATGGTCGTGCACATTCCGCCGGGGTTTCCGTTTGCGCCGAAACTCCCGGACACCGACGACGAACTGTTCATGGGCAGTTCGACGGTGATCGCCGACGGCGATCCGTTCTCCTACATTTCCCTGCCGGTATTGGGCTGCCAGGTCGCCGGCATGGTCAGCCCGTTCCGGCTGCGGAAAAAAGGCGGCCCCAGGATCATGGTGTTGCCCACGACCTTCAACCTGGCGATCCCGACCACCGTGTTCGTCGGCGGCCCCCCGACCATCTCGATGATGGGGCTGGCTTTCAAGGGCGCGTTTGCGGGCCTCGGCAAACTGGCCAAGTCCGGGGTGTTCAAGCGGTTCCGGCAAAAGCTGTTCAAGAACCTGAAGCCCGGCTTTCTCAAGTGCACGGTCTTGCGCGCCGAGCCGGTCAACATCCTGAACGGCGAAGTTTCCGTCGAGCAGCAGGACTTCGAGTTGCCGGGCCGCCTTCCCCTCCGCTGGGTACGAAGCTACGGCTCGTCCGGCGACCATGTCGGGCTGTGCGGCACCGGCTGGCAGACCCCGGCCGACATTCGGCTCGAATACGACGGCACCGACGGCAGCGTGCTGATGCACGGACCCGACGTCGGTCCGATCGCTTTCGAGCGGCTGCCGGCCGCGGTGGGCGAGCAGGGCGCCGAACTCGAGCTGATGGACGGCGCGCGGCTGACTGATACGGGCGACGAATACCGGGTCGCCACCAAGGACGACCGCGTCTACCACTTCCCCAAATCGCTGGGTCGCCACGATCCGCGCGGCCGGCTGCACTGGCCGATCGGACGCCTCTCGGACCGCTGCGGGAACGTCCTCGACGTCGAGTACCGCGGCGGCCGGATCGTCGCCATCCACGAGTCGGCGGGGCGGCGTCTCGCGCTCACCCTCGAAAACGACCGCCTGACGGCGGTGACGCTCCACGACCCCGCGAGCCGGACCGAACACACCTTTGTCCGCTACCAATACGACGCGGCGGGCGACCTGGTCGCCGTCATCGACGCGCTCGGCGCGCCCTATCGCTTCGCCTACGACGCCCATCGCATGGTTCGCCACACCGACCGCAACGGGCTGTCCTTCCATTACGCCTACGAGCGGGCGGCGGACGGCAGCTGGCGGGTCGTCCATGCCTGGGGCGACGGCGGCTTGTACGACTACCGCTTCGACTACTCGGACCTCCTCAACGAACGCCGCATTACCGATTCGCTGGGCCAGGTCACGCTGATCAAGCTCGACGAGCAAGGCCTACCGATCAACGAGACCGACCCCCTGGGCGGCATGACCCTCTACGAATACGACGACGCCGGCCGCACCACGGCGGTGGTGGACCCGGACGGCCGCCGCACCGAATACGCCTACGACGCGCGCGGCAACCTCCTCAAGCTCACGCGCCCCGACGGCCACGCGATCACCACCGAGTTCGACGAGACCGACAAGGCCGTTCGCATCACCGACCCCAACGGCGGCCTCTGGCAGCAAGCCTGGGACCGGCGCGGCCTGCTGATTGAACAGAAAACGCCGCTCGGCCACGTCTCGCGCTATGAGTACGACGCCCACGGGCAACTCGTTGCCCACACCAACCCGCGCGGCGCGCGCACGGCGCTTCGCTTCGACGCGGTCGGGAATCTTTCCGGGATCAAGGATGCGCAGGGCCAGGTCACGCGGTTCGCCTACGACCCCTTGGGTAACCTCGTCGGCAAGCTCGACCCGCTCGGGCGCAAGACGCTCTACCGCTACGACGCGAAAAGCCGGCTGACGGAAGTCCGGCTGCCGTCCGGCGCGACGGTGCGCTGCGGCTACGATCGCGAGGACAACCTGACCCGCTACGCGGACGAAAACGGCGCCGAAACCCGGCTCGAGTACTTCGGCCAGGGCGAGATCGCCAAGCGCCTCCAGCCCGACGGCCATACCGTTCAGTACCACTACGACACCGAAGAGCGGCTGATCGGCGTCACCAACCAGCGCGGCGAGACCTACCGGCTCGAGCGCGACGCCCTCGGGCGCATCATCGAGGAAGTGGACTATTGGGGGCAGTCGCGGCGTTACGACTACACGCTCGCGGGGCATCTCCGGCGCAGCGTCGACCCGCTCGGCCGCGCGATCCACTATCGCACCGACCCGCTCGGCCGCATCGTCGAAAAGGCGCTGCCGGACCCGGACGGCGGCGACAAGCCCTGGATCGAACGCTTCGCCTACGACGCCAACGGCAACCTGATCGGCTGTGGCAATCCTGAGACCCGCGTCGAACGCCGGTTCGATCCCGACGGCCGCCTGATCGAAGAAAAGCAAGGCGAAACGTTCACCCTCCGCAACGCCTACGACGAAGCCGGCAACCGGATCGAGCGACACACCGAGTTCAAGCGGAGCGACACGGTGATCGCCCATGCCGTCCGTTACGCTTACGACACCCTCGATCAGGCGATCGAAATCGCCATCGACGACCACGCCCCCATCGCGATCGAGCGCGACGCGGCCGGCCGGATCGTCCGCGAGCGACTGAGTCCCCATCTACGCCGCGAGGTCGACTACAGCGCCGATGGCTATCTGACTCGCCAGCGTATCCGCACCGACGCGGACACCGTGGTCGACCTCGCCTACGACTACGATGCCGCCGGCAACCTGACCGAACGGCGCGACGCCCGGTTCGGCATCGACCGCTACGTCTACGATCCCGTAGGCCGCATCACCCAGCACCTCGACCCGCACGGGCAGGTCAAGCACTACCTCAACGACCCCGCGGGGGACCGGGCTCACGACGCGGATCGTCGAGCACGAAGCCGCGCAAGCGGGGGCACCAAACGCCCAAGGCGAATGGTCCCGCGAAGGCGAATACGAAGGCGCCTTTTATCGGTTCGACCGCGCCGGCAACCTGATTGA
- a CDS encoding type VI secretion system Vgr family protein, translated as MKFIQKTRLIQVFSPLGPDILLFHRMQGLERLGGLFDYELDLLSANGAINADQLLGDRLDVALTLPDDSVRYFNGVVCRFAQLGGALDPDRTLVHYRVTLRPWLWLLTRTSDCRIFQKKTAPDIIAQVFRDHGFTDFEARLSLTYPQREYCVQYRESDFNFVSRLMEEEGIYYFFEHAKGKHTLILADAAAAHPKVPGYESIPYFEPNNSARRLRDHLFSWSFAREIQPGCCVLTDYDFTKPMADLQVKRQQPRPHAQAEWEVFDYPGQYAQVEHGEHYASTRLEELHARHELVQARGNAQGLACGALFGLTDYPREDQNREYLIVSAEYRLQSNAYLSEGPVLEEEAFDCTLTALDSRQPYRPARETVKPAVRGPQTAVVVGPAGEEIYTDQYGRVKVQFHWDREGQRNENSSCWIRVSHPWAGKNWGAVSIPRIGQEVIVDFLEGNPDQPIITGRVYNGDTMPPYALPGAAVISGIKSDTHKGQGYNEISMDDTAGDEKITIHAQYDMNTTVEHDQTNAIKNNRTTTVTVDDTLTVDANRTMHVKGQLSETVDAGHLLTVKGGLTEDITDGRTITVTGPIDQSSTATTDLHATGAGTYTSDTSLRLAVMGSTIEITPDAITLSVGASTVKIDPAGVSISAPKISLNG; from the coding sequence ATGAAATTCATCCAAAAGACTCGGCTGATACAGGTTTTTTCACCCCTCGGCCCCGACATTCTGCTGTTTCATCGGATGCAGGGACTGGAACGCTTGGGGGGACTTTTCGACTACGAGCTGGATCTGCTCAGTGCCAATGGGGCCATCAATGCGGACCAGCTCCTCGGCGACCGCCTGGACGTCGCCCTGACCCTCCCCGACGACAGCGTCCGCTATTTCAACGGTGTCGTCTGCCGCTTCGCGCAACTGGGCGGGGCTTTGGACCCGGACCGCACCCTCGTCCATTACCGCGTGACGCTGAGGCCCTGGCTCTGGCTGCTCACGCGCACCTCCGATTGCCGCATCTTCCAAAAGAAAACCGCCCCCGACATCATTGCCCAGGTGTTCCGCGACCACGGCTTCACCGACTTCGAAGCCCGGCTCAGTCTGACCTATCCTCAGCGGGAATACTGCGTCCAATACCGGGAATCCGACTTCAACTTCGTCAGCCGGCTGATGGAAGAGGAGGGCATCTACTATTTCTTCGAGCATGCGAAAGGCAAACACACCCTGATCCTGGCCGATGCCGCCGCCGCCCACCCGAAGGTGCCGGGCTACGAGTCCATCCCGTACTTCGAACCGAACAACAGCGCCCGCCGCTTGCGCGATCACCTGTTCTCGTGGTCGTTCGCCCGCGAAATCCAGCCCGGGTGTTGCGTGCTGACCGATTACGATTTCACCAAGCCGATGGCGGATCTCCAGGTGAAACGGCAACAGCCGCGTCCGCATGCCCAGGCCGAGTGGGAAGTGTTCGACTACCCGGGCCAATACGCCCAGGTCGAGCACGGCGAGCACTACGCCAGCACCCGCCTCGAGGAACTTCATGCCCGGCACGAACTGGTGCAGGCCCGGGGCAACGCCCAGGGCCTGGCCTGCGGCGCGCTGTTCGGCCTGACCGATTATCCGCGAGAGGACCAGAACCGCGAATACCTGATCGTCTCCGCCGAATATCGGCTGCAGAGCAACGCTTATCTGTCGGAGGGTCCCGTGCTCGAGGAGGAGGCCTTCGACTGCACGCTGACGGCACTGGACAGCCGCCAGCCCTACCGGCCGGCGCGCGAGACGGTCAAACCGGCGGTCCGGGGGCCGCAGACGGCGGTGGTGGTGGGGCCCGCGGGCGAGGAGATTTACACCGACCAGTACGGGCGGGTCAAGGTGCAGTTCCATTGGGACCGGGAAGGCCAACGGAACGAGAACAGTTCATGCTGGATCCGGGTATCCCATCCCTGGGCCGGGAAAAACTGGGGGGCGGTCTCGATCCCCCGGATCGGTCAGGAAGTGATCGTCGACTTCCTGGAAGGCAACCCCGACCAGCCCATCATCACCGGCCGAGTCTACAACGGCGACACCATGCCGCCCTATGCGCTGCCCGGAGCGGCGGTGATCAGCGGCATCAAGTCCGATACCCACAAGGGGCAGGGCTACAACGAGATTTCCATGGACGACACGGCGGGCGATGAAAAGATCACAATCCACGCTCAGTACGACATGAATACCACCGTGGAGCACGATCAAACCAACGCCATCAAGAACAACCGCACGACGACGGTAACGGTGGACGACACCCTGACCGTCGACGCCAACCGTACCATGCACGTCAAGGGACAGTTGTCCGAGACGGTCGACGCCGGGCATCTGCTTACGGTGAAGGGCGGACTGACGGAGGATATTACCGATGGCCGAACGATCACGGTGACCGGTCCCATCGACCAGAGCTCCACGGCGACCACCGATCTGCATGCGACCGGTGCCGGCACCTACACTTCCGATACCTCTCTGCGCCTCGCCGTGATGGGCTCGACCATCGAGATCACACCGGATGCGATCACCCTCAGCGTCGGGGCCTCGACGGTAAAGATCGATCCGGCCGGCGTCTCCATCAGCGCGCCGAAAATCTCCCTCAACGGCTAG